From a single Kitasatospora sp. NBC_00458 genomic region:
- a CDS encoding GntR family transcriptional regulator, producing the protein MSSDGGSTAQVNDPQVKNLPAQAGADPTARVPKYYGLKRHLLQLTETQPAGTPVPPERALAAQFDTSRTTVRQALQELVVEGRLERIQGKGTFVAKPKVAQALQLTSYTEDMRAQGLEPTSRLIEIGYITADDRLAPLLDIKPGGRVLRIERLRLANGDPMAIEVAHLSAKRFPALRRNLAKHNSLYTALREVYGVTVAEAEETIETTLADPREAGLLGSDLGLPMLQLSRHSFDAEGDPVEWVRSIYRGDRYKFITRLKRPGQPE; encoded by the coding sequence ATGAGCAGCGACGGGGGCAGCACGGCCCAGGTCAACGACCCCCAGGTGAAGAACCTCCCCGCGCAGGCCGGCGCGGACCCGACCGCACGGGTGCCCAAGTACTACGGCCTCAAGCGGCACCTGCTGCAGCTCACCGAGACCCAGCCCGCCGGCACCCCGGTACCGCCCGAGCGGGCCCTGGCGGCCCAGTTCGACACCTCGCGGACCACCGTCCGGCAGGCCCTCCAGGAGCTGGTCGTCGAGGGGCGGCTGGAGCGCATCCAGGGCAAGGGCACCTTCGTGGCCAAGCCCAAGGTCGCCCAGGCCCTCCAGCTCACCTCCTACACGGAGGACATGCGCGCCCAGGGCCTGGAGCCCACCTCCCGGCTGATCGAGATCGGCTACATCACCGCCGACGACCGGCTGGCCCCGCTGCTGGACATCAAGCCCGGCGGCCGGGTGCTGCGGATCGAGCGCCTCCGGCTGGCCAACGGCGACCCGATGGCCATCGAGGTCGCCCACCTCTCCGCCAAGCGCTTCCCCGCGCTGCGGCGCAACCTGGCCAAGCACAACTCGCTGTACACGGCCCTGCGCGAGGTGTACGGCGTCACCGTGGCCGAGGCCGAGGAGACCATCGAGACCACGCTCGCCGACCCGCGCGAGGCCGGGCTGCTCGGCTCCGACCTCGGCCTGCCGATGCTCCAGCTCTCCCGGCACTCCTTCGACGCCGAGGGCGACCCGGTGGAGTGGGTCCGCTCGATCTACCGCGGCGACCGCTACAAGTTCATCACCCGCCTGAAGCGGCCGGGGCAGCCCGAGTAG